Proteins encoded together in one Chitinophaga varians window:
- a CDS encoding NAD(P)/FAD-dependent oxidoreductase yields the protein MKVIIIGGGIIGLASAYYLQQAGYSVTVTDRSDMSQGCSYGNAGYICPSHFVPLATPGIVRQGLKWMLNASSPFYIQPSLNRDLVNWGLKFMKSATRQHVERSAAPLRDIALLSKQLYESWTSVPGLDFAYAPVGMMELFQTEQNAHHAHETVKDAAALGIEARVLSRGELSQMEPGMKLDALGAVFFPGDSQINPNLLMRSLQTYLEKQGVQFIHHQEVTGFAATGNRITGVRTATATLEADHVVLAAGVWSAALAREIGLSIPMVGGRGYSVTFENTPFKVHHSIILSEARVAISPLDGHKIRFGGTMEITPLHTPPRMRRVQGIFDSVKRYFPDFDMAVPPADQVWYGYRPCSADGLPYIGNLTRYPNMTIATGHSMLGISLGAATGKLVAELVAGRPTSMDLQPFHPERFKR from the coding sequence ATGAAAGTAATTATCATCGGCGGCGGTATTATCGGACTGGCCAGTGCCTATTACCTGCAACAGGCGGGCTACAGCGTCACCGTGACAGACCGCTCGGACATGTCGCAGGGCTGCTCTTACGGCAATGCCGGCTACATCTGTCCCAGCCACTTTGTGCCGCTGGCCACGCCCGGCATTGTGCGGCAGGGGCTTAAATGGATGCTGAACGCTTCCAGCCCTTTTTATATTCAGCCGTCGCTCAACCGGGACCTGGTCAACTGGGGCCTGAAATTCATGAAAAGCGCTACGCGGCAACATGTGGAGCGTTCGGCCGCTCCGCTGCGCGATATCGCGCTGCTCAGCAAGCAGTTGTATGAATCATGGACATCCGTGCCAGGCCTTGATTTTGCCTATGCGCCTGTCGGCATGATGGAACTGTTCCAGACGGAACAGAACGCCCATCACGCGCATGAAACGGTGAAAGATGCCGCAGCACTGGGTATTGAAGCGCGTGTGCTCAGTAGAGGGGAACTGTCGCAAATGGAGCCGGGCATGAAACTGGATGCATTGGGGGCGGTGTTTTTCCCTGGTGACTCCCAGATCAATCCGAATCTGCTGATGCGTAGCCTGCAAACATACCTGGAAAAACAGGGCGTACAATTTATCCATCACCAGGAGGTGACAGGGTTTGCGGCCACGGGCAACCGGATAACCGGCGTCCGCACAGCCACCGCCACACTGGAGGCAGATCATGTAGTACTGGCCGCCGGTGTGTGGAGCGCGGCCCTCGCCAGGGAAATCGGGCTCAGTATCCCCATGGTAGGGGGCAGAGGGTATTCCGTAACATTTGAAAATACGCCTTTCAAAGTACATCATTCCATCATCCTCAGCGAAGCAAGGGTGGCTATCTCCCCGCTTGATGGCCATAAAATCCGCTTCGGTGGCACCATGGAAATCACGCCGTTGCACACCCCTCCGCGGATGCGGCGCGTACAGGGCATCTTCGACTCAGTGAAAAGGTATTTCCCTGACTTTGACATGGCTGTTCCTCCGGCAGACCAGGTCTGGTATGGTTACCGGCCCTGCAGCGCCGATGGCCTGCCTTATATCGGCAACTTAACACGCTACCCTAATATGACAATCGCCACAGGTCACTCCATGCTGGGCATCAGCCTGGGCGCGGCCACCGGAAAACTGGTGGCTGAACTCGTTGCCGGCCGGCCAACATCGATGGACCTGCAACCTTTCCACCCTGAAAGGTTTAAGCGGTGA
- a CDS encoding 4-hydroxyproline epimerase gives MKHTFFCIDAHTCGNPVRLVAGGGPVLKGSNMSEKRDHFLREFDWIRKGLMFEPRGHDMMSGSILYPPHDPANDVAVLFIETSGCLPMCGHGTIGTITIAIEEGLINPKTPGRVRMETPAGLVEVKYQQQGNKVKSVKLTNVPSYLAATGIVVDCPDLGPLTVDVAYGGNFYAIVDVQERFPGLEHFTASQLIGWARELRKRINENRSFVHPDNPNINGCSHVLWTGAVLDATSTARNAVFYGDKAIDRSPCGTGTSARMAQWYAKGKLKTGDAFVHESIIGSRFTGRIEEETSIGNMPAIRPSIEGWARVYGYNTISIDPEDDPYAYGLQVI, from the coding sequence TTGAAACATACATTTTTCTGCATCGATGCACATACCTGCGGCAATCCGGTAAGACTGGTGGCCGGCGGCGGCCCCGTCCTGAAAGGCAGCAATATGAGCGAAAAAAGAGACCACTTCCTGCGGGAATTTGACTGGATACGGAAAGGCCTGATGTTTGAACCCCGCGGGCATGATATGATGAGCGGCAGTATCCTCTATCCGCCGCATGACCCGGCCAACGATGTGGCGGTGCTTTTCATCGAAACCAGCGGCTGCCTGCCCATGTGCGGCCATGGCACCATCGGCACCATCACCATCGCTATCGAAGAAGGACTGATCAACCCGAAGACGCCTGGCAGGGTGAGAATGGAAACACCCGCCGGACTGGTCGAAGTAAAATACCAGCAACAGGGCAACAAGGTGAAAAGCGTAAAGCTCACCAACGTACCGTCTTACCTGGCGGCTACCGGCATTGTGGTGGACTGCCCCGACCTGGGCCCGCTCACCGTAGATGTGGCCTATGGCGGCAATTTCTATGCGATCGTAGATGTACAGGAGCGTTTTCCCGGGCTGGAGCATTTCACGGCCTCGCAGTTGATCGGATGGGCGAGGGAATTACGCAAACGGATAAACGAAAACCGCAGCTTCGTGCATCCCGACAATCCGAATATCAATGGCTGCTCTCACGTATTGTGGACCGGTGCCGTACTGGACGCCACTTCTACCGCACGTAACGCTGTGTTCTACGGCGACAAGGCCATCGACCGCTCTCCCTGCGGCACCGGCACTTCCGCCCGTATGGCGCAATGGTATGCCAAAGGCAAACTGAAAACCGGCGATGCCTTCGTGCATGAGAGCATTATCGGCTCCCGCTTCACCGGCAGGATAGAAGAGGAAACGAGCATCGGCAATATGCCGGCCATCCGTCCCAGTATAGAAGGATGGGCGAGGGTGTACGGGTACAATACTATTTCTATCGATCCGGAAGACGATCCATATGCTTACGGACTACAGGTAATCTGA
- a CDS encoding aldehyde dehydrogenase (NADP(+)) has product MQIDQIMQQAATAYEQYKNIPPLQRAAFLETIGVEITARREALVKTAGEETNLPMARLNGEIVRTTTQLQKFADLIKEGSWVEAVIDTTPNIRRMLLPVGPVVVFGASNFPFAFSTAGGDTASALAAGATVVVKGHPAHPRTSQLMFEAIQAAIVQSGMPAYTVQHVTGDYHTGKELVVHPNTTGVGFTGSQQGGKALCAYAAERETPIPVFAEMGSVNPVVFLPQALETRSAELADMFATSITLGAGQFCTNPGLLIGLESPAFTAFQQQLGIALEKTSPQKMLHPGIHSAFLEGRSRMLASQDVTLSPAPVLDFDASAVRPSLALTSGAAILANPALKEEVFGPHALLVACKDKAELLAVLRSLKGQLTTSVMATEEDLAQWQEVIDVQVTLAGRIILNAAPTGVEVCAAMIHGGPYPATTDARFTSVGTAAIRRWVRPVCFQQFPEALLPDELKTANPRGIWRLVDNQFTR; this is encoded by the coding sequence ATGCAGATAGATCAGATTATGCAGCAGGCTGCCACAGCCTACGAGCAATACAAAAACATCCCACCGTTGCAGCGTGCCGCTTTCCTCGAGACAATCGGCGTTGAGATCACGGCACGGCGGGAAGCGCTGGTGAAAACGGCGGGCGAGGAAACCAACCTGCCCATGGCCCGGCTGAACGGAGAAATAGTGCGCACCACCACACAGTTGCAGAAGTTTGCCGACCTTATAAAAGAAGGCAGCTGGGTGGAAGCGGTGATAGATACTACGCCTAACATCCGGCGGATGTTGCTGCCGGTAGGGCCGGTAGTGGTTTTCGGCGCCAGCAATTTTCCTTTTGCCTTTTCTACTGCCGGTGGTGATACCGCCAGCGCATTGGCTGCCGGCGCTACGGTGGTGGTAAAAGGCCACCCTGCGCACCCGCGCACGTCACAACTGATGTTTGAAGCCATACAGGCGGCTATTGTACAAAGCGGTATGCCCGCGTACACCGTGCAGCATGTCACCGGCGACTATCATACCGGCAAGGAGCTGGTCGTTCACCCCAATACCACCGGCGTTGGCTTTACCGGCTCTCAACAAGGTGGTAAAGCGCTCTGCGCCTATGCAGCGGAGCGGGAAACTCCGATCCCTGTTTTTGCGGAGATGGGAAGCGTGAACCCGGTGGTGTTCCTGCCGCAGGCGCTGGAAACACGCAGTGCTGAACTGGCCGATATGTTTGCCACTTCCATCACGCTCGGGGCCGGACAGTTCTGTACCAATCCCGGATTGCTGATAGGGCTGGAAAGCCCTGCTTTTACAGCGTTCCAGCAACAACTGGGCATCGCGCTGGAGAAAACGTCGCCGCAGAAAATGCTGCATCCCGGCATTCACAGCGCTTTCCTGGAAGGACGCAGCCGTATGCTGGCCAGCCAGGACGTAACGCTGTCTCCCGCGCCGGTACTGGACTTTGATGCCAGCGCCGTACGCCCTTCGCTGGCCCTGACTTCCGGCGCCGCCATACTGGCCAATCCGGCGCTGAAAGAGGAAGTGTTTGGCCCACATGCGCTGCTGGTGGCATGTAAGGACAAAGCCGAGCTGCTGGCCGTGCTCAGAAGCCTGAAAGGGCAGCTGACCACCAGTGTAATGGCCACGGAAGAAGACCTCGCGCAATGGCAGGAGGTGATTGATGTGCAGGTGACGCTCGCCGGCCGCATCATCCTGAATGCGGCCCCTACCGGGGTGGAAGTTTGTGCGGCCATGATACATGGTGGCCCGTACCCTGCCACTACCGACGCCCGTTTCACGTCTGTAGGTACCGCTGCCATCCGGCGCTGGGTAAGGCCTGTATGTTTCCAGCAGTTCCCTGAGGCGCTGTTGCCCGATGAACTGAAAACCGCTAATCCGCGTGGTATCTGGCGGTTGGTAGATAATCAGTTTACCCGTTAA
- a CDS encoding dihydrodipicolinate synthase family protein: MSIEWKGVFPAITTKFTAADELDLPLFEKNLQAQLAAGIDGIILGGSLGEASTLTTAEKETLTKFTVEKVAGKIPVVVNIAEGATRDAVQQAALVKKWGASGIMLLPPMRYKSDERETATWFKTVAASTDLPVMVYNNPVDYKIEVTLDIFDQLQELPNIQAVKESTRDVSNVTRMINRFGDRFKILCGLDTLALEEMVLGAHGWVGGLVDAFPAETVAIYRLIKAGRVQEAVEIYRWFLPLLELDLYPKLVQFIKLAEAEVGLGSEYVRAPRLVLEGAERERILQVIRTAVAKRPVLPDYLSL; this comes from the coding sequence ATGTCTATCGAATGGAAAGGCGTATTTCCCGCCATCACTACCAAATTCACTGCAGCCGATGAACTGGACCTGCCTTTGTTTGAGAAAAACCTCCAGGCCCAGCTGGCAGCTGGTATCGATGGTATCATTCTGGGTGGATCGCTCGGCGAGGCCAGTACACTGACAACCGCGGAAAAAGAAACCCTGACGAAGTTCACCGTTGAGAAAGTGGCCGGTAAAATACCTGTAGTGGTCAATATCGCTGAAGGCGCTACCCGCGACGCCGTGCAACAGGCCGCGCTGGTAAAGAAATGGGGCGCTTCCGGCATCATGCTGCTGCCACCGATGCGTTATAAAAGCGATGAACGTGAAACAGCCACCTGGTTCAAAACAGTGGCCGCCTCCACCGACCTGCCGGTGATGGTATATAACAATCCGGTGGACTATAAGATAGAAGTCACCCTCGATATCTTCGACCAGTTACAGGAACTGCCTAACATCCAGGCTGTTAAAGAATCCACCCGCGACGTGTCCAACGTTACCCGTATGATCAACCGTTTTGGTGACCGTTTTAAAATATTATGCGGTCTCGATACGTTAGCACTTGAAGAGATGGTACTGGGCGCTCATGGCTGGGTAGGCGGACTGGTAGATGCTTTCCCTGCGGAGACAGTGGCCATATACCGCCTGATTAAAGCGGGCCGCGTGCAGGAAGCCGTGGAAATTTACCGTTGGTTCCTGCCACTGCTGGAGCTGGACCTCTATCCTAAACTGGTACAGTTTATCAAACTGGCTGAAGCCGAAGTAGGACTGGGCAGCGAATATGTACGGGCGCCACGCCTGGTGCTCGAAGGTGCGGAAAGGGAAAGGATACTGCAGGTGATCCGCACTGCCGTAGCCAAACGTCCGGTTTTACCTGATTATCTCTCTTTATAA
- a CDS encoding AraC family transcriptional regulator: protein MKVLQFTVPVPLDKTIIVQRDVLPYFYPHLHRHQEVQLTWVQQGEGTLVADNNMHAFRPNDIFWLGANQPHIFKSDPSYFAPRSRKKIMALVIFFNPDGNLSALFNLPEMKPLKNFIQQQQCGFKVPSLQTPDISAQMLRIANSNGPEQLMHFVELLRLLSGCPDISPLAAVNKKVTVSDHDGIRIGNIYNYIMHNYEHPITLEDAASQVHMTPHAFCRFFKKHTLHTFVSFLNEVRINEACKKLTDGNYDNIATVAYTSGFNSITNFNRVFKSVTGKSPSEYLNSYFQHVDNNNSSK from the coding sequence ATGAAAGTCTTACAGTTTACCGTACCTGTACCCCTGGATAAAACCATTATCGTGCAAAGAGATGTGTTGCCCTACTTCTATCCGCATCTGCACCGGCACCAGGAAGTACAGCTTACGTGGGTACAACAGGGGGAAGGCACGCTCGTGGCAGACAATAATATGCATGCGTTCCGGCCCAATGATATTTTCTGGCTGGGGGCCAATCAACCCCATATCTTCAAAAGCGACCCCTCCTACTTTGCGCCCAGGAGCCGCAAGAAGATCATGGCACTGGTGATCTTCTTTAATCCTGACGGCAATCTGTCCGCACTGTTCAACCTTCCAGAGATGAAACCGCTGAAAAACTTCATCCAGCAACAGCAATGCGGGTTTAAGGTACCTTCGCTACAAACGCCGGACATCTCCGCGCAGATGCTGCGCATCGCCAACAGCAACGGCCCCGAGCAACTGATGCATTTCGTGGAACTGCTGCGCCTGCTCTCCGGATGCCCGGATATTAGCCCATTGGCCGCAGTGAATAAAAAGGTCACTGTCAGCGATCATGATGGTATCCGCATCGGCAATATCTACAACTACATCATGCACAACTATGAGCACCCTATCACGCTGGAAGACGCTGCCAGTCAGGTACATATGACACCCCACGCTTTCTGCCGCTTCTTTAAAAAACATACCCTGCATACTTTCGTCTCCTTCCTGAATGAAGTACGCATCAATGAAGCCTGTAAAAAACTGACGGACGGAAATTATGATAATATTGCTACTGTAGCCTATACCAGCGGATTCAACAGCATCACCAATTTCAACCGGGTGTTTAAATCCGTTACCGGTAAGTCCCCCAGCGAATATCTCAACAGTTACTTTCAGCATGTGGACAACAACAACAGCTCAAAGTAA
- a CDS encoding Hsp20/alpha crystallin family protein has protein sequence MATQTLTKRGGLPSVFDDFFRPWKDWATDLYGVHALTVPAVNVTEDKDSYKLAMAAPGLKKSDFKIELEGGMLIISAESESQKEEKNEKFSRQEYNYSSFSRSFHLPEGVSKDKIEAHYDDGVLRIRLPKSEDAKKNGKNTEIPVK, from the coding sequence ATGGCTACACAAACATTAACCAAACGTGGAGGTCTACCGTCTGTATTTGACGATTTTTTCCGTCCCTGGAAAGATTGGGCAACTGACTTATACGGTGTGCATGCATTGACTGTGCCGGCTGTCAATGTCACAGAAGACAAAGACAGTTACAAGCTGGCCATGGCAGCACCGGGATTAAAGAAATCAGATTTTAAAATCGAGCTGGAAGGCGGCATGCTCATCATCAGTGCAGAGTCTGAAAGCCAAAAAGAAGAAAAGAACGAAAAGTTCAGCAGGCAGGAATACAATTACAGCAGCTTTTCCCGTAGTTTCCATCTGCCGGAAGGGGTTAGCAAAGACAAGATAGAAGCACATTATGATGATGGTGTATTACGTATCCGGTTACCCAAAAGCGAAGACGCTAAAAAGAATGGTAAAAATACAGAGATCCCTGTGAAGTGA